In Nostoc edaphicum CCNP1411, a genomic segment contains:
- a CDS encoding O-methyltransferase, translating to MTQENWTAVDRYITDLFVQPDLALDTALQTAADAGLPPQNVSPNQGKLLLLLAQIQKAQTILEIGTLGGYSTIWLARSLPADGRLISLEANPKHAEIARSNIAHAGLSNLVDIRLGRALDTLPQIATEGHAPFDLIFIDADKPSNPDYLAWALKLSRRGSLIIADNVVRNGAVVDAASSDSSVQGIRRFNELLAAEPRVSATEIQTVGSKGYDGFAIAIVTSDS from the coding sequence ATGACCCAAGAAAATTGGACTGCGGTTGATCGCTATATCACCGACTTGTTTGTTCAGCCCGACCTCGCCCTGGATACAGCCCTGCAAACTGCTGCTGATGCAGGGCTACCACCGCAGAATGTGTCACCCAATCAGGGCAAACTGCTGTTGCTATTAGCGCAAATCCAGAAGGCGCAAACCATCTTAGAGATTGGTACATTGGGCGGTTACAGCACGATTTGGCTAGCGCGATCGCTACCTGCTGACGGTCGCTTGATCTCGCTGGAGGCTAACCCAAAGCACGCCGAAATCGCCCGTAGTAACATTGCACACGCTGGTCTGTCCAACCTCGTAGATATACGCCTCGGACGGGCGCTGGATACATTGCCACAGATCGCCACCGAAGGACACGCTCCATTTGACCTAATCTTTATTGATGCTGACAAGCCAAGCAATCCCGATTACTTGGCTTGGGCGCTGAAGCTTTCCCGTCGTGGTAGCTTGATTATTGCTGATAATGTTGTCCGTAATGGGGCGGTGGTCGATGCTGCTAGTAGTGATAGTAGTGTGCAGGGGATACGCCGCTTTAACGAGCTACTGGCAGCAGAACCGCGTGTGAGTGCTACAGAGATCCAAACTGTGGGTAGTAAAGGTTACGACGGCTTTGCGATCGCGATCGTGACTAGCGACTCTTGA
- a CDS encoding aliphatic sulfonate ABC transporter substrate-binding protein: MVAIFKKGSFFMLLVAGVFTMSTSLIGCSSQTTEKTAVASSNIKTKVLRMGYQSAGDIVKIKGVLEKRLKPLGISVEWSKFAAGPQLLEAMNVGSVDFGFVGETPPIFAQASGVPFVYVASTKPGTGEGTAVVVDKDSSIKTVADLKGKGLAFQRATAQQYFVVKVLKEARLKLSDVKHINLTPLETRAAFERKSVEAAVVGDPHLAVFQKTARVRILRDGKNITTQGGYWLGSRTFVKDNSELVKAILEEINNIGKWAETNPREVAELISPEAKIDVPTLELVSKRRRYTLRPLSEEVLSGQQTIADLFYEQKFITKNINVRDATLSAEQYAAFTPTDVKP; this comes from the coding sequence ATGGTAGCAATATTTAAAAAAGGTAGCTTTTTCATGTTATTAGTAGCTGGAGTATTTACCATGTCTACAAGCCTAATTGGTTGTAGCTCACAAACTACAGAGAAAACCGCTGTTGCCTCTAGTAATATCAAGACCAAAGTATTACGGATGGGCTATCAGTCGGCTGGAGATATAGTCAAGATTAAAGGAGTTTTAGAGAAGCGTTTAAAGCCACTTGGTATTTCTGTAGAGTGGTCGAAATTTGCCGCCGGGCCGCAACTTCTAGAAGCAATGAATGTAGGAAGTGTGGATTTCGGTTTTGTTGGTGAAACTCCACCTATCTTTGCTCAAGCTTCTGGTGTTCCTTTCGTATATGTTGCTAGTACTAAACCTGGTACTGGTGAAGGAACTGCTGTTGTAGTCGATAAAGACTCTTCAATCAAGACTGTAGCTGATTTAAAAGGTAAAGGACTAGCTTTCCAAAGAGCCACAGCACAGCAGTACTTCGTTGTGAAGGTTTTAAAAGAAGCCAGACTAAAACTTAGTGATGTTAAACACATTAACCTTACACCATTAGAAACTCGTGCAGCATTTGAACGTAAGAGCGTTGAAGCTGCTGTTGTTGGCGATCCTCACTTGGCTGTATTTCAAAAAACTGCTAGGGTTCGCATTCTCCGCGATGGTAAAAATATTACTACCCAAGGAGGCTACTGGTTAGGTTCGCGCACGTTTGTAAAAGATAACTCTGAGCTAGTCAAAGCCATTTTGGAAGAGATTAACAATATCGGTAAATGGGCTGAAACCAACCCAAGAGAGGTTGCCGAACTAATTTCACCTGAAGCAAAAATTGATGTTCCCACATTGGAATTAGTTTCAAAGCGGCGGCGTTACACTCTAAGACCCCTTAGTGAAGAAGTTTTATCAGGACAGCAGACGATTGCTGACTTGTTCTATGAGCAGAAATTTATCACAAAGAACATCAACGTTAGGGATGCGACTCTCTCTGCTGAACAGTATGCTGCTTTTACTCCAACAGATGTCAAGCCTTAA
- a CDS encoding ABC transporter substrate-binding protein: MSGKKVAVNQGGAGEYLLLKVLEKENISSYKVQRVYLSPNDAAPALYQGSVDAWAVWEPYISIAQLEHQARRITTKHPAPTYSIMVVRGDAAKENPVAVKAALTALSEDGEWLNQHTNAASDFLVKELKISDTVAKQVTKNRGPESYVFPNTEDITKLQKTADWLLEQKIIPQRVDIATAVCPLETTAAR; the protein is encoded by the coding sequence ATTTCTGGTAAAAAAGTTGCAGTTAATCAAGGTGGTGCAGGCGAATATCTGTTATTAAAAGTTTTGGAAAAAGAAAATATTTCTTCATATAAAGTCCAGCGAGTTTATTTATCACCGAATGACGCTGCACCTGCTCTATATCAAGGTTCTGTTGATGCGTGGGCAGTTTGGGAACCTTATATTTCCATTGCCCAATTAGAGCATCAGGCACGGAGAATTACCACTAAACACCCTGCTCCTACCTACAGCATTATGGTTGTTCGTGGTGATGCAGCTAAAGAAAATCCTGTAGCAGTGAAAGCTGCTCTCACTGCTTTGAGTGAGGATGGTGAATGGTTAAATCAACATACTAATGCTGCATCAGATTTTTTAGTTAAAGAACTAAAAATCTCTGATACTGTAGCCAAGCAAGTTACTAAAAATCGAGGCCCAGAGTCTTACGTATTTCCTAATACTGAAGATATCACCAAGCTTCAGAAAACAGCTGACTGGTTACTAGAGCAAAAAATTATTCCGCAACGAGTAGATATTGCAACGGCAGTATGTCCGTTAGAAACTACCGCCGCTAGGTAG
- a CDS encoding MetQ/NlpA family ABC transporter substrate-binding protein, whose translation MNRRRFFLTALGSLTVSLIFASCSQQSTQNSTNTQTISQKEQKEVIKVGVTGILSEDILKFVNNNIAAKEGLEIQVVTFNDWIQPNTALRDKVIDANFFQHRPFMNNASK comes from the coding sequence ATGAATAGACGCAGATTTTTCTTAACAGCTTTAGGTTCCCTGACTGTCTCTTTAATCTTCGCTAGTTGTAGTCAACAATCTACTCAAAACTCTACTAATACGCAAACAATTAGCCAAAAAGAGCAAAAAGAAGTAATTAAAGTTGGCGTGACTGGTATACTTTCTGAAGATATTTTGAAATTTGTGAATAACAATATAGCAGCAAAAGAAGGCTTAGAGATTCAAGTTGTTACCTTTAATGACTGGATACAACCCAACACAGCTTTGAGAGATAAGGTTATTGATGCTAATTTCTTTCAGCACAGACCTTTTATGAATAATGCTAGTAAATAA
- a CDS encoding LLM class flavin-dependent oxidoreductase, giving the protein MSVEFIGMIGTREASELHDPTVSLTGGSIDLAYVRKFAKVHEDGGFDRVLVGYSSTGPDGFNVVSYVAAATERLKFLLAHRPGFVAPTLAARKLATLDHFSNGRVAVHIITGGSDAEQQRDGDWLDHDTRYRRTDEYLDIVRRVWTSEEPFDYQGEFYQLKQAFSEVKPLQQPHIPIYFGGASGAAVDVGAKHSNVYAFWGEPIAAIKQRIAEVKAAAPPGKDLRFSVSLRPILGETEAKAWEKARYILSRINESRAKAGIQLSAGASLRPQAVGSLRLLDFAKESEIHDKRLWTPIAAATGARGNTTALVGTPEQVAESLFDYYKAGVTTLLIRGFDPVEDAIAYGRDVIPLVRQQVQQQERQIATVA; this is encoded by the coding sequence ATGTCTGTGGAATTTATTGGCATGATTGGTACGCGAGAAGCGTCTGAATTACATGACCCTACTGTATCTCTCACGGGAGGAAGTATAGACTTAGCTTATGTCCGCAAATTTGCAAAAGTCCATGAAGATGGTGGCTTTGATCGAGTATTAGTTGGTTATAGTTCTACAGGGCCGGATGGCTTTAATGTAGTCAGTTATGTGGCTGCTGCAACTGAACGACTCAAATTTTTACTTGCACATAGACCGGGTTTTGTGGCTCCCACTTTAGCCGCCCGCAAATTAGCCACATTAGATCACTTTTCTAATGGTCGCGTTGCAGTGCATATCATTACTGGTGGAAGCGATGCCGAACAACAACGCGATGGTGATTGGCTCGATCATGATACTCGCTATCGCCGTACCGATGAATATCTTGATATTGTGCGGCGAGTTTGGACGAGTGAAGAACCTTTCGATTATCAAGGCGAGTTTTACCAACTCAAACAAGCATTTTCGGAAGTTAAACCTTTACAGCAACCACATATTCCGATATATTTCGGTGGTGCTTCTGGTGCTGCTGTGGATGTAGGTGCAAAGCACAGTAATGTATATGCGTTTTGGGGAGAACCCATAGCTGCTATTAAACAACGGATCGCAGAGGTGAAAGCCGCAGCACCGCCTGGAAAAGATTTACGATTTAGTGTTTCCTTGCGTCCGATTTTGGGCGAAACAGAAGCAAAAGCATGGGAAAAGGCGCGTTATATTCTCTCACGCATCAATGAAAGCCGTGCTAAAGCAGGTATTCAATTATCTGCTGGTGCTTCTTTGCGACCTCAAGCTGTTGGTTCATTGCGGTTATTGGATTTTGCTAAGGAAAGCGAAATTCATGATAAGCGTTTATGGACACCGATCGCAGCTGCTACTGGCGCTCGTGGTAATACTACTGCTTTGGTAGGGACTCCAGAACAAGTTGCAGAGTCATTATTTGATTACTACAAAGCTGGAGTGACAACACTATTAATTCGCGGTTTTGACCCGGTGGAAGATGCGATCGCCTACGGTCGAGATGTGATTCCTTTGGTACGTCAACAAGTACAACAACAAGAACGACAAATAGCAACCGTAGCTTAA
- a CDS encoding class II aldolase/adducin family protein — translation MPNFTRPQPPVFERVEEERLHRKQRLAAAFRLFARFGFSEGTAGHITARDPEFTDHFWVNPLGKYFGHIRVSDLILVDREGEVVKGNAPVNRAAFAIHSQVHEARPDIVAAAHAHSLHGKSWSSLGRLLDPLTQDACAFYQDHALFDDYKGVVLDTSEGKRIAESLGDKKAVILRNHGFLTVGQTVDEAAFWYISFERSAQAQLLAEAAGKPLPIDHETATFTHNQVGTHSGGWFSFQPLYDRIVGEEPNLLE, via the coding sequence ATGCCAAATTTCACTAGACCACAACCGCCAGTCTTTGAACGAGTTGAAGAAGAACGACTCCACCGCAAACAACGTCTTGCGGCTGCATTTCGGTTGTTTGCTCGTTTTGGCTTTAGTGAGGGAACAGCAGGCCACATCACCGCCAGAGATCCTGAGTTTACCGACCATTTTTGGGTAAATCCCCTTGGCAAGTACTTTGGTCACATCCGAGTTTCTGACTTGATTTTGGTCGATAGAGAAGGCGAAGTTGTCAAAGGTAATGCTCCTGTCAATCGCGCCGCTTTTGCGATTCATTCACAGGTTCATGAGGCGCGACCTGATATAGTTGCAGCTGCTCATGCTCATTCTCTGCATGGTAAATCTTGGTCAAGTCTTGGTCGCCTGCTTGATCCCCTAACTCAAGATGCTTGTGCTTTCTATCAAGATCACGCTCTATTTGATGACTATAAAGGAGTAGTTTTAGATACTTCAGAGGGTAAAAGAATTGCTGAATCTTTGGGAGACAAAAAAGCTGTTATTTTGAGGAATCATGGCTTTTTGACGGTGGGGCAGACAGTAGACGAAGCTGCTTTTTGGTACATTTCTTTTGAGCGATCGGCTCAAGCCCAACTACTTGCAGAAGCAGCTGGCAAACCACTTCCCATTGACCACGAAACAGCAACTTTTACTCATAACCAAGTAGGAACCCATTCTGGCGGTTGGTTTAGCTTTCAGCCACTCTATGACCGAATTGTGGGCGAAGAACCAAACTTACTAGAGTAG
- a CDS encoding LLM class flavin-dependent oxidoreductase encodes MSRSKQLKLGAFMRPVSIHTGAWRYPGALPAANFNFPALKQFIQKLEQGKFDAFFMADHLAVLNMPINALKRSHTVTSFEPFTLLSALASVTEHIGLVATASTTYDQPYHIARRFASLDHISGGRTGWNIVTTANPDAALNFGLEEEIEHDERYRRAREFYDVVTGLWDSFADDAFIRDVEAGIYFDPAKLHVLNHQGKYLSVRGPLNIARPVQGWPVIVQAGASEAGRQLAAETAEAVFAPAGNLEAGKALFADIKGRARAIGRDPDSIKILPGALVIVGETVAEAYAKRLHLDSLVHYDSGIASLNSALGYDVSGFDPDGPLPEIPSTNAGHSSRERVIALAQRENLTIRQLAQRIGSYGGLAFVGTPQSIADEMEQWLIEEGSDGFNIMFPFLPEGLNDFVDKVVPELQRRGIFRKEYEGNTLRENLGLARPANRFFQTSLV; translated from the coding sequence ATGAGCAGATCGAAGCAATTAAAACTAGGTGCTTTTATGCGCCCGGTAAGCATACATACAGGCGCTTGGCGCTATCCTGGGGCTTTGCCTGCCGCTAATTTCAACTTCCCAGCGCTGAAACAATTCATCCAGAAACTAGAGCAAGGCAAGTTTGACGCATTCTTCATGGCTGACCACTTAGCGGTGCTGAATATGCCAATCAACGCGCTCAAGCGCAGCCATACTGTCACGTCCTTTGAACCTTTCACCCTACTTTCTGCCCTTGCCAGCGTCACCGAACACATTGGGCTGGTAGCCACCGCTTCCACGACTTATGACCAGCCTTACCACATCGCTCGCCGCTTTGCGTCTCTCGACCATATCAGTGGCGGTCGCACTGGCTGGAACATTGTCACTACAGCCAATCCAGACGCAGCGCTCAACTTTGGTTTAGAAGAAGAGATAGAGCATGACGAACGCTATCGGCGGGCTAGAGAATTTTATGATGTTGTCACGGGTCTTTGGGATTCCTTCGCTGATGATGCCTTCATTCGGGACGTGGAAGCAGGGATTTATTTCGACCCTGCAAAGCTTCACGTTCTGAATCATCAGGGAAAATATCTTTCGGTGCGAGGGCCATTGAACATCGCCAGACCTGTCCAAGGCTGGCCAGTAATCGTTCAGGCAGGGGCATCCGAAGCCGGACGGCAATTAGCTGCCGAAACCGCCGAGGCTGTGTTTGCACCTGCTGGTAATCTGGAAGCTGGCAAAGCTTTATTTGCAGACATTAAGGGACGGGCGCGGGCAATTGGCCGTGACCCAGACAGCATAAAAATCCTTCCAGGTGCTTTAGTCATCGTGGGGGAAACCGTCGCCGAGGCATACGCCAAGCGTCTTCATTTAGATAGCCTAGTACATTATGACAGTGGGATCGCTAGCCTAAATAGTGCGCTTGGCTACGACGTTTCCGGTTTTGATCCCGATGGCCCCTTGCCAGAAATCCCATCGACTAACGCTGGTCACTCTTCACGAGAAAGAGTAATAGCCTTAGCGCAACGTGAGAACTTGACTATTCGACAACTAGCGCAACGCATTGGCAGTTACGGCGGACTGGCCTTCGTCGGCACACCCCAAAGCATCGCTGATGAGATGGAGCAATGGCTGATTGAGGAAGGCTCTGACGGTTTCAACATCATGTTTCCTTTTCTTCCTGAAGGGCTGAATGATTTTGTGGACAAGGTTGTGCCAGAACTCCAACGGCGTGGAATCTTCCGCAAAGAGTATGAGGGTAACACCTTGCGCGAAAATCTGGGGTTGGCGCGCCCTGCTAATCGCTTTTTTCAGACTAGTCTAGTTTAA
- a CDS encoding acyl-CoA dehydrogenase family protein yields the protein MIKSPEKLADTTIQFSAPVRANSPELQQLFDFIALGASERDRDRILPYNVVELIRRSRLGALRIPVAEGGGGSTARELFEVVIRLGDADPNVAHIVRNHFSVTERILRSERTQRNRRWLKAVVDGAIIGLASTELEVKRSGGGQVANTKLTPDGDGYRLNGTKYYSTGSLYADLIFVRVLVPDGTKAFILIPTNREVIDLVDDWDGFGQRLTGTGTTTFKNVRVEADEVIFETDTDKDNLPYNIVPQLFLTAINAGIIRSVLRDATNLIRTRPRTFYHAVSEQASDDPILQQTVGQIAANAFAAEAIVLAAADGLDRLPAAQAQGEEAETAAALATSLSAAKAKLIVDDLALRSATLLFEVGGASTTKKSSNFDRHWRNARTLSSHNPNHFKARAIGDYEINGTPLPQRGFF from the coding sequence ATGATTAAGAGTCCAGAAAAACTTGCAGATACGACAATTCAATTTTCGGCTCCTGTGAGAGCAAATTCGCCAGAACTTCAGCAGCTTTTTGATTTTATTGCACTGGGGGCAAGTGAGCGCGATCGCGATCGCATCCTTCCTTATAATGTGGTTGAATTGATCCGGCGTTCCAGGTTGGGTGCATTGCGAATTCCCGTTGCCGAAGGTGGTGGTGGTAGCACCGCACGCGAACTCTTCGAGGTCGTGATTCGCTTAGGGGATGCCGATCCAAATGTCGCTCACATTGTGCGGAATCATTTCTCTGTTACAGAGCGAATTTTGCGTTCTGAGCGCACCCAAAGGAATCGTCGCTGGCTCAAGGCAGTCGTCGATGGCGCGATTATTGGACTTGCTTCAACCGAACTGGAAGTTAAGCGATCTGGTGGTGGTCAAGTCGCGAATACAAAATTAACACCCGATGGCGACGGCTATCGTCTAAATGGGACGAAGTATTACAGCACTGGCAGCCTTTATGCAGACTTGATTTTCGTGCGTGTGCTAGTACCCGATGGCACTAAAGCGTTTATACTCATTCCCACCAACCGCGAGGTAATAGACCTTGTGGATGACTGGGACGGCTTTGGTCAACGGCTTACAGGCACTGGAACGACAACATTTAAAAATGTCCGTGTAGAGGCTGATGAAGTAATTTTTGAGACAGATACAGACAAAGACAACCTGCCATACAACATCGTCCCGCAATTATTTTTAACAGCAATCAATGCTGGCATTATTCGCAGCGTTCTGCGCGATGCAACAAACCTAATCCGTACTCGACCCCGGACTTTCTACCATGCTGTATCCGAGCAAGCCTCAGATGACCCAATCTTGCAGCAGACTGTCGGGCAGATTGCCGCCAATGCCTTTGCTGCCGAAGCGATCGTTTTAGCAGCAGCTGATGGTCTTGATCGCCTCCCTGCTGCCCAAGCTCAGGGTGAAGAGGCAGAGACGGCAGCGGCACTGGCAACTTCTCTGAGTGCAGCCAAAGCCAAATTGATTGTTGATGATTTGGCTCTACGTTCAGCCACTTTGCTGTTTGAAGTTGGTGGGGCTTCCACAACAAAGAAAAGCTCCAACTTTGATCGTCACTGGCGCAACGCCCGTACCTTATCCTCACACAACCCAAATCATTTTAAGGCTCGTGCGATCGGCGACTACGAAATCAACGGTACACCATTGCCGCAACGAGGATTCTTCTAA
- a CDS encoding LLM class flavin-dependent oxidoreductase, with protein MSAIDTTSLRASKEAIASPTDYPQSPLSQALRQPVLLGLFLPIHHGGWSSSNLPRTTDWSFDYNAKLTQKAEKLGFDLVFGYSTWQPKGGQGPTRTEAGLDAFIATASLAAITSRILLISTIHVLYGPWHPIHLAKFGATLDHISKGRWGINVVTGHRAYEHELFGWSQIEHDRRYELADEFVTILKRLWSETENFSYKSQSSWQFKDAYISPRPLYGRPILVNATGSDAGIEFAGRHSDIVFITSPAGGDIESALSSLPAHTARVKQSAIANGRQVRTLLNPLIVVRETEKEAEEYAQAIIDHADYESIAGRSRVSSDAHAWRGHKKGNLRHDVGSAIGGNVQLIGSPEQITEQLLQLNKAGVDGFQLAFYDFEPDLDFFGKRVLPLLKQAGLRL; from the coding sequence ATGAGTGCAATTGATACTACTTCTTTGAGAGCAAGTAAAGAGGCGATCGCTTCTCCAACAGACTATCCCCAAAGCCCATTATCCCAAGCTCTCCGACAACCAGTACTGCTAGGGCTATTCTTACCGATTCATCACGGTGGTTGGAGTTCTTCTAACCTCCCGCGCACTACAGACTGGTCGTTTGATTACAATGCCAAACTGACCCAAAAAGCTGAGAAGTTAGGTTTTGACCTTGTTTTCGGCTATTCTACCTGGCAGCCAAAGGGCGGACAAGGGCCAACTCGGACAGAAGCAGGTTTAGATGCCTTTATTGCTACTGCTTCCCTTGCTGCCATTACCTCACGCATTCTATTAATCTCAACAATTCATGTTCTTTACGGGCCTTGGCATCCCATCCATCTGGCTAAATTTGGTGCGACACTTGACCACATTTCTAAAGGTCGCTGGGGAATTAATGTTGTCACCGGACACCGGGCTTATGAGCATGAACTGTTTGGCTGGAGCCAAATCGAACACGATCGCCGCTATGAACTCGCTGATGAATTTGTCACCATCCTCAAACGACTCTGGTCGGAAACAGAGAATTTTTCTTATAAAAGTCAGAGTTCTTGGCAGTTTAAGGATGCTTACATCAGTCCCCGCCCGCTTTATGGTCGCCCCATCCTAGTTAACGCCACTGGCTCAGATGCTGGCATTGAGTTTGCGGGTCGCCATTCTGATATCGTATTTATCACCAGTCCGGCTGGCGGTGACATAGAAAGCGCTTTGTCATCGTTACCCGCCCATACAGCCCGTGTCAAACAATCAGCGATCGCTAATGGTAGACAAGTCCGCACTCTCCTAAATCCGCTTATTGTTGTGCGGGAAACGGAAAAAGAGGCAGAAGAATATGCTCAAGCAATAATCGACCATGCCGATTATGAGTCAATTGCTGGACGTTCTCGCGTTAGCAGCGATGCACACGCCTGGAGGGGGCATAAGAAGGGAAATCTGCGTCATGATGTTGGCAGTGCGATCGGCGGTAATGTGCAGCTAATCGGTTCACCCGAACAAATTACCGAACAACTTTTGCAACTGAATAAGGCTGGTGTCGATGGGTTCCAGCTTGCCTTTTATGATTTTGAGCCTGATCTGGATTTCTTCGGTAAGCGCGTTTTACCACTGCTGAAGCAGGCTGGACTGAGACTTTAA
- a CDS encoding ABC transporter substrate-binding protein — MSTNWLRQNFFFSLGCLLIATTACSEVKSTSPVTIAANPSPSKIAVSNTTHLRVAKYKGGWDLSLKLAGLDDFPYKTQFTEFTGGNLMVQAINADAIDLASASEIPPIFAIESKASVKIIATLKGPTVGQVLLVPKNSTAKTIADFKGKKIGYVKATTAHYFLIKMLEKVGLTMKDINAIPLSIPDGLSAFRKGELDAWATYGYSIPQAEKEGARVLESAKDILSGNFVIIASPNAIADPQKKVAIADFLCRLRESQTWRESNLKQWSKNYATTIDVDEGIVYQDAQQGQQQRRQELLPVSDEAIASGQKVADTFFQAGVISTKVDVKQLWDNSFNEDIAKCQ, encoded by the coding sequence GTGTCTACCAATTGGCTGCGGCAGAATTTTTTCTTCTCTCTGGGTTGCTTGTTAATAGCAACAACAGCTTGCTCAGAGGTTAAGTCCACGAGTCCGGTAACGATCGCTGCTAATCCTAGTCCATCTAAAATTGCAGTATCGAATACAACTCATTTGCGTGTTGCTAAGTATAAAGGTGGCTGGGACTTAAGTTTAAAGTTAGCTGGACTAGATGATTTCCCTTACAAAACTCAATTTACTGAGTTTACTGGGGGTAATTTGATGGTACAGGCAATTAATGCTGATGCGATTGACCTGGCCTCAGCTAGTGAAATTCCGCCGATTTTTGCGATTGAATCGAAAGCATCTGTAAAAATTATTGCCACTCTCAAAGGGCCGACGGTTGGTCAAGTTCTACTCGTACCCAAGAACTCGACTGCCAAAACGATCGCTGACTTTAAAGGTAAGAAAATAGGTTACGTTAAAGCCACAACTGCCCACTACTTCCTGATTAAGATGTTGGAAAAAGTCGGGCTGACTATGAAGGATATCAATGCAATTCCTTTATCAATACCTGATGGACTTTCGGCTTTTCGTAAAGGTGAGCTTGATGCTTGGGCTACCTACGGTTATTCCATCCCCCAAGCCGAAAAAGAAGGGGCGCGGGTGCTGGAATCTGCAAAAGATATTTTGAGCGGTAACTTCGTGATTATTGCTTCACCCAATGCGATCGCCGATCCGCAAAAGAAAGTTGCGATCGCTGATTTTCTCTGTCGTTTGCGGGAATCCCAAACTTGGCGGGAATCTAATCTTAAGCAGTGGTCAAAGAATTATGCAACTACCATTGATGTTGATGAAGGCATCGTTTATCAGGATGCCCAGCAAGGACAACAACAGCGTCGTCAAGAATTACTTCCTGTTTCTGACGAAGCTATTGCTTCTGGGCAAAAGGTTGCTGATACCTTTTTTCAAGCGGGTGTAATTTCTACAAAAGTTGATGTGAAACAACTTTGGGACAATAGTTTTAACGAAGATATCGCCAAATGCCAATAA
- a CDS encoding methionine ABC transporter permease: protein MQGQELLQSLLLATSETFYMVGISTLVAIVLGLPLGLLLVMTGPGNLLDFPQVHKVLGAIVNTGRSFPFIILLVVLTPLTRLIVGTSIGSTAALVPLTLAAIPFFGRIAETSILEVDKGLIEAAQAMGCNYWQIVLKVLIPEALPSLILGMTILIVSLLNSSAMAGAVGGGGLGNLAIQYGYQRFDVGVMFSTIVVLIALVQIIQFIGDLIAQRMRKR from the coding sequence ATGCAAGGACAAGAATTACTCCAAAGCTTGTTGCTAGCCACCAGTGAAACTTTTTACATGGTGGGTATATCTACCCTGGTTGCAATAGTATTAGGCTTACCTTTGGGCTTGTTGCTAGTGATGACAGGCCCCGGAAACTTGCTAGATTTTCCCCAAGTACATAAAGTGCTGGGTGCGATCGTCAATACTGGACGCTCATTTCCTTTTATTATTCTGCTTGTGGTTTTAACACCACTCACCCGCCTAATTGTCGGCACTTCTATCGGTAGCACAGCTGCTTTAGTTCCCCTAACTCTCGCCGCCATTCCATTTTTTGGTCGCATCGCTGAAACTAGCATTTTAGAAGTTGATAAGGGACTAATAGAAGCTGCCCAAGCAATGGGGTGCAATTATTGGCAAATCGTTCTCAAAGTACTGATTCCCGAAGCTTTGCCTTCACTGATATTAGGTATGACGATTCTAATTGTGAGTTTACTTAACTCTTCCGCGATGGCTGGGGCTGTGGGTGGAGGTGGATTAGGTAATTTGGCAATTCAATACGGCTACCAACGCTTCGATGTAGGGGTGATGTTTTCTACCATTGTGGTTTTGATTGCACTAGTACAAATTATTCAATTTATTGGTGATTTAATTGCACAGCGGATGAGAAAACGCTGA
- a CDS encoding nitroreductase family protein encodes MTQKLAQTQYPVHDLIQSRWSPRAFADRSVEQDKLLSLLEAARWAPSSYNHQPWSFIVATKDDSTEYNRLLSTLVEFNQGWAKNAPVLILAVAKILTDDEKTNRHAFHDVGLALENLILQATSLGLFVHQIAEFNGDTAREIYQIPENYEPATVVTVGYPGDPQSLPDGLRDRELAPRVRKPLKEIVFTGQWGHTSALLKD; translated from the coding sequence ATGACGCAGAAACTTGCCCAAACGCAATACCCTGTTCATGACTTGATCCAGAGTCGTTGGAGTCCTAGAGCTTTTGCCGATCGCTCAGTTGAGCAGGATAAACTACTCTCATTGCTAGAAGCAGCTCGTTGGGCACCTTCTTCCTACAATCATCAGCCTTGGAGCTTTATTGTTGCCACCAAAGATGACTCAACAGAATACAATCGTCTACTTAGTACCTTGGTGGAGTTTAATCAAGGATGGGCGAAAAATGCTCCGGTACTGATACTTGCAGTCGCTAAAATCCTTACTGACGACGAGAAAACAAACAGACACGCATTTCATGATGTCGGACTAGCTTTAGAAAACCTGATCCTTCAGGCAACTTCTCTAGGTTTATTTGTTCATCAAATAGCGGAGTTTAATGGAGATACCGCGAGAGAAATATACCAAATTCCAGAAAACTATGAGCCTGCAACTGTGGTGACAGTTGGTTATCCTGGCGATCCCCAAAGCCTCCCTGATGGACTACGCGATCGCGAACTGGCTCCCCGTGTCCGCAAGCCGTTGAAAGAAATTGTCTTTACTGGACAGTGGGGACATACCTCCGCCTTGTTGAAAGACTAA